One genomic window of Acidobacteriota bacterium includes the following:
- the pilB gene encoding type IV-A pilus assembly ATPase PilB yields the protein MAVNLGDLLVRENLISRQQLRQALAYQKVHGGRLGHCLIRLGWVTGEDISAILCRQFGLPSINLPFFKVDPSAVKLIPPETARKYQVLPLSREGTTLTVATIDPTDVPAMDDLQFMTGFTIEPVVAAESAVRGAIRKHYGPGPTLELKQAGAGGTVESGPGVRDEPERDRAGQAPVAMEDPGQTAGEAPVVQLVNRILSSALKQGASDIHIEPYEQELRVRFRIDGLLSTVMTPPLSQKDAVTSRIKIMAKLDISEKRLPQDGRMKIRLTNEGRAGDLDLRVSVLPTLHGEKVVLRLLDRDRLMLDMTQLGFEPDSLRRFESAILKPYGMVLVTGPTGSGKTSTLYSSITRLNRMETNILTAEDPVEFNLTGINQLQVKEQIGLTFATALRAFLRQDPNIVLVGEMRDLETAEIAIKAALTGHLVLSTLHTNDAASTVIRLTNMGVEPFLVASSVHLICAQRLVRRICRQCRQAAQPPVESLIEAGFSPSEAPAVLTYRGRGCDACNHTGYKGRVGLFEVMEIGDGLRELILRGGSSAQLKQTAIQDGMITLRASGLQKIRDGVTTLEEILRETAR from the coding sequence ATGGCGGTCAACCTCGGTGACCTGCTGGTCAGAGAAAACCTCATCAGCCGGCAGCAGCTCCGGCAGGCCCTGGCCTACCAGAAGGTCCACGGAGGCCGGCTGGGACACTGCCTGATCCGGTTGGGGTGGGTCACCGGCGAGGACATCAGCGCTATCCTGTGCCGCCAGTTCGGCCTTCCCTCCATCAACCTCCCCTTCTTCAAGGTCGACCCCTCGGCGGTCAAGCTCATTCCGCCGGAGACGGCCCGCAAATACCAGGTTCTGCCGCTGAGTCGGGAAGGCACAACCTTGACCGTCGCCACCATCGACCCCACCGACGTCCCGGCCATGGACGACCTGCAATTCATGACGGGCTTCACCATCGAGCCGGTGGTGGCCGCCGAGTCCGCCGTCCGGGGGGCCATCCGAAAGCACTATGGCCCCGGCCCGACACTGGAACTCAAGCAGGCGGGCGCAGGCGGCACCGTCGAGAGCGGACCGGGGGTCCGCGACGAGCCCGAAAGGGACAGGGCCGGACAAGCACCCGTTGCCATGGAAGACCCGGGACAGACCGCCGGGGAAGCTCCCGTCGTCCAGCTGGTCAACCGGATCCTGTCCAGCGCCCTCAAGCAGGGGGCCAGTGATATCCATATCGAGCCCTACGAGCAGGAGCTTCGGGTGCGCTTTCGCATCGACGGTCTCTTGAGCACCGTCATGACCCCTCCGCTGAGCCAGAAAGACGCCGTGACTTCCAGAATCAAGATCATGGCCAAGCTGGACATCTCGGAAAAACGCCTGCCGCAGGATGGCCGGATGAAGATCCGACTGACGAACGAAGGTCGGGCCGGAGACCTCGACCTTCGAGTGTCGGTCCTGCCCACCCTGCACGGCGAAAAAGTGGTTCTGCGCTTGCTCGATCGGGATCGCCTGATGCTGGACATGACCCAACTGGGTTTCGAGCCGGATTCCCTGCGGCGGTTCGAGTCGGCCATCCTGAAACCCTACGGCATGGTGCTGGTGACAGGGCCCACCGGAAGCGGCAAGACCAGCACCCTCTACTCCTCCATCACCCGTCTGAACCGCATGGAAACCAATATTCTGACCGCCGAGGACCCGGTCGAGTTCAACCTGACGGGGATCAACCAGCTTCAGGTCAAGGAGCAGATCGGATTGACCTTCGCCACTGCCTTGCGGGCCTTCCTTCGCCAGGATCCCAACATCGTGCTGGTGGGCGAAATGCGCGACCTGGAAACGGCCGAGATCGCGATCAAGGCGGCTCTGACCGGCCACCTGGTGCTCAGCACTCTCCACACCAACGATGCCGCCTCCACCGTCATCCGCCTCACCAATATGGGTGTGGAGCCTTTCCTGGTGGCGAGTTCGGTCCATTTGATCTGCGCCCAGCGGCTGGTCCGCCGCATCTGCCGCCAATGCAGGCAAGCGGCCCAGCCACCGGTTGAAAGCCTCATCGAAGCGGGATTCTCTCCTTCCGAAGCCCCGGCGGTCCTCACCTATCGAGGTCGGGGTTGCGACGCCTGCAACCATACGGGCTACAAGGGCCGAGTGGGACTCTTCGAGGTGATGGAGATCGGCGAT